A window of Ranitomeya variabilis isolate aRanVar5 chromosome 2, aRanVar5.hap1, whole genome shotgun sequence contains these coding sequences:
- the LOC143804638 gene encoding large ribosomal subunit protein eL36, protein MAIRYPMAVGLNKGHKVTKNVAKIRHSRRRGRLTKHTKFVRDMIREVCGFAPYERRAMELLKVSKDKRALKFIKKRIGTHIRAKRKREELSNVLAAMRKAAAKKD, encoded by the exons ATGGCTATCAGGTATCCTATGGCTGTGGGCCTTAATAAAGGCCATAAAGTAACTAAGAATGTTGCAAAGATCAGACACTCCCGCAGGAGAGGG CGCCTGACAAAGCACACCAAATTTGTCCGTGACATGATTCGTGAAGTTTGTGGCTTTGCTCCTTATGAGAGACGTGCCATGGAGTTGCTGAAGGTGTCCAAGGATAAAAGAGCTCTTAAGTTCATTAAGAAAAGG aTTGGAACTCACATTCGGGCCaagagaaagagagaagaactcAGCAATGTGCTGGCTGCAATGAGAAAGGCTGCTGCCAAGAAAGATTAA